The sequence TCCGCGACTGGAACGAGCAGCAGTTCCTCACCAACCTGATCTGGAGCGATCAGGAGCGGCAGCAATCCTTCCTGTTCCACGTGTCGGACAGCACGCCGATGGCCTCGTTCCTGCTGCGCGATCCGAATGCCCAAATCTTCTTCATCAAGGGCGCGTGGGTCTTCAACCTGACCCCGTCGGCGGGCGAGGATCCGCGACAGTTCCGCCGCCGCGCGCTGCGCCTGAAACTTCTGGAGCAGAAGCACATCGCCGAGCTGGAGCAGCAAACCACGCAGGCGCGGGTCCATGTGTGGGAGCTGGCGGACGTGTTGGCGAACCCGGCAGCCCCGCTGCGTGCGGTTGCGGATGCGATTGAGGGACGTCCCGCCGCGGAACTCTCCGGCCTGCCCACAATGCGCAGCGAGCACGGGATGGATCAGCTCGTCCACCGCCTTCATGCCGAGACGGCGCGGGAGGAGCGGTCCAGCGTCGCGCGCTTCCCGCTGAGACGGTTGCGCAGCGCCATGGACGCGCGGCCGGGTCCGTCTGAAGGGGCCTGATGCCGCGGCCGGATCGCTTCCGCTTCTTCACGATCTTCGGGGTCATGCGGACGGGCTCCAACCTGCTGCAACGCACCCTCGACCAGTTTCCCGACCTTCTTTGCCATGGTGAGCTCTTCAATCCCGCCTTCATCGGGCGCGTGAAGGATGACGAGGCGTTCGGGTTCACCATCGCGCGGCGGGATGCCGATCCGGACGGCCTGATCGACGCGGTCGTCGCCGACAGCCCCGAGACCCTCGTGGGCTTTCGCCTGTTCGACGGTCATGATCCGCGGGTGGAGCAAGGCGTTCTGGCGCGTCCCGACGCGGGCAAGATCATTCTCACCCGCGACCCGCTCGACAGCTACATCTCGCTGAAGATCGCACGGGAAACGGACCAGTGGATGCTGGGCAAGACCCGCGCCCGGCGCAGCGCGCGCGTCCGCTTCGACATGGACGAGTTTCGCGACTATCGCAGCCGGACCGCGGACTACTACGCGCGGGTGGAGCGGACGCTCCAGCTCTCCGGCGAGGCGGCGTTCCGGGTTCGCTTCGACGACGTCACGGACCTCGAGGTGGTGAACGGGCTGGCGAAATGGCTCGGCTCCGCCCACCAGCTCGACTCGATCGAGGAGACGATCCAGCGCCAGAACCCCGGTCCGATCGAGGAGAAGGTGCTGAATTTCGAGGAGATGGAGGACGCGCTGCGCTCCGACGGCGGCGTCCACCAGACGGGCGGCAGCTCGGGCCAACGGGCGGCGAACCTGCGCTTCATGCGCCAGTCGAAAACGCTGCCGCTGCTCTACGCCGCCATTCCGGGAACGCGCTCCGACAAGGTGCTGCGCTGGATACACGGCATCGACGGCGGTGACGATACGCGGGCCGATATTCGCGACGGCGCGCTTTTTGGTCAGCCGCAAAACCGCCGCGCACTGCAGGACTGGCTGGGCGTCCATGCAGACACGTTGTGCTTTACCACCGTCGCGCATCCGCTGGCGCGGGCGCATGACGCGTTCCTCTCTCGGATCCTCGACACTCAGGACGAGGGCTATCCGCGGATCCGCAGCCATGCTGAAAGCGAGTACGGCATGCATGTCCCGGACGCGGAGTCCATCGCGGGCGCGGACCGCGCGCGGCTGACGGCGATGGGCTACGACGTGGAGGCACACCGCCGCGCCTTCGCCGCGTTCCTCGACTTCGTGCGGGCGAACCTCGCGGGGCGCACGCCGATGCGGATCGACGGGCTCTGGGCGCCACAGCACGATTTCGTTGAGGGGTTCGGGACCGCGGTCACGCTCGGCCTGATCCTG is a genomic window of Pontivivens ytuae containing:
- a CDS encoding nodulation protein NodH is translated as MPRPDRFRFFTIFGVMRTGSNLLQRTLDQFPDLLCHGELFNPAFIGRVKDDEAFGFTIARRDADPDGLIDAVVADSPETLVGFRLFDGHDPRVEQGVLARPDAGKIILTRDPLDSYISLKIARETDQWMLGKTRARRSARVRFDMDEFRDYRSRTADYYARVERTLQLSGEAAFRVRFDDVTDLEVVNGLAKWLGSAHQLDSIEETIQRQNPGPIEEKVLNFEEMEDALRSDGGVHQTGGSSGQRAANLRFMRQSKTLPLLYAAIPGTRSDKVLRWIHGIDGGDDTRADIRDGALFGQPQNRRALQDWLGVHADTLCFTTVAHPLARAHDAFLSRILDTQDEGYPRIRSHAESEYGMHVPDAESIAGADRARLTAMGYDVEAHRRAFAAFLDFVRANLAGRTPMRIDGLWAPQHDFVEGFGTAVTLGLILREDDLLSGAAYIKRRFGLDRVRNAALKEAPSGLFDLSEIWTQELEDAARAIYPRDFAQFGFGPAGQAA